AAATGATTGTAAAATAATCAGTTAAGATCATAAATTTTGAAGCCCGGTGTTCTTCTTGAATACCGGGCTTTTTTATGCTTTTTAGTTTAGCTTTTTTTTGGCACGATTTTATAATCGTTTTTAGCGAATTCAATTAACTTCGTAAACCAGGTAAAAAGAACCGCTATATGCTAAGTCAAAAATTACAGCTTAAACTTCAGCAAAAATTATCCCCACAGCAGATTCAGTTGATGAAATTGTTGCAGGTACCTACTGCAGCAATTGAGCAGAGAATTAAAGAAGAGTTGGAGGAGAACCCTGCATTGGATGAAGGTAGAGAAGGAGAAGAAAAAATAGAGCAGGAAGATGAATATAGTGATGTGTATGATGAGGTAAATGAAGCAGAGCAGGAGTTTGATTTCTCTGATTACGTAGATGATGATGAAACCCCATCATATAAATTGAATGTATCTAATCACAGCAAAGACGATGAAGAAAAAAGTACGCCTTTGACTGTAGGAGCTTCTTTCACCGATTTATTATTGACTCAGATGAATCTAAGGAGCCTCACCGAAAAGGAACGTGTCATTGGTGAGAATCTAATCGGTAACCTGGATGAGTCTGGTTACTTAAGAAGAGATATTGAAGCTATTGTAGATGATTTGGCATTTACGCAAAATGTCATGGTGGAAGTAGAGGATATTGAGGCCATGTTAGATGTGATACAAGATTTAGATCCGGCTGGAGTAGGTGCAAGATCATTACAGGAATGTTTGTTGTTGCAGCTTAAAAGAAAACCTCAGGATGACGATGCCATTATTAATGCAGTGCGTATTCTGGAAAATGGATTCGATCAGTTTACTAAAAAGCACTACAGCAAATTAATACAGAAGTTAGATTTGACTGACGAGGAGCTGAAAGAAGCTATTGATGAAATTACAAAACTGAATCCCAAACCAGGAAGTACCGGAAATTTAGGCGGAGCTGGTGCAACTGTTGTTGTAGCTGATTTTCAGATTTCAGTAGATAATGGACAGGTAAATGTATTGCTTAATGGTAGAAATGCGCCTGAATTGCGCGTAAGTAAGCAATATGCAAACATGATTGATGATTATCAACGTAAAAAGGGAAAGGTTACAAAAGCCGAAAAAGATGCGATGGTTTTTGTAAAGCAAAAATTAGATTCTGCAAAGTGGTTTATTGATGCCATTGTACAAAGACAGAATACTTTGCTAAATACCATGAATGCCATCGTGGAATATCAAAAGCCTTATTTCTTATCAGGAGATGAGACCGATCTCAAACCAATGATCTTAAAAAATATTGCGGATATGGTGGAGATGGATATATCTACCATTTCAAGGGTGGCGAATAGTAAATATGCCCAAACACCATATGGAACATTCCCTTTAAAGTATTATTTCTCGGAATCTTTAACCACGCAAGATGGTGAGGAAGTTTCAACCAGAGAAGTAAAGAATATATTGAGTCAGGTCATTGAAGCGGAGGACAAAAAGAAGCCTTTAACAGATCAAAAGTTGATGGATATTTTGAGAGAGAAAGGGTATAATATCGCGCGTAGAACAGTGGCGAAATATAGAGAACAATTAAATATACCAGTCGCTCGTTTACGTAAAGAATTATAAGTATGTTGATATCCCGAATGATCTCGTATATCACGCATCCGATTTTGATCGTGACCTATATGCTGGCCTTTATACTTTTTCAAAAAGAGAGCTATCTATATTATACCATTACTCCAAGTGGTCGTTGGTTTTTCTTAATGATAGCGGTTTTATTGACTGTAGTGGCTCCACTCATTTCGGTTGGGTATTTGGTTTACACGAAGCAGATTTCGAGCTTTTATATGGATCAGAGGCAAGAACGAATTATCCCGATGACCATTTCCGCAGCCTATACTTTTGGGTTGTATTATATGTTCTTGAAATTTTCAATGCCACCTGTAATTATGGCCATTGTAGGTGTTGGAGTAATTGGAGTAATCATTACGCTTCTGATTACTTTATTTTGGAAAATAAGTGCACATATGATGGGTATCGCTGGGCTTAGCGGAGCGATTTTGGGAATATCACAAAGCTTTCATCCAATCAGCGACTTTATTGTAATGAGCCTATTTGTTTTGGCTGGATTTGTTGGTACGGCAAGAATCAAACAAGACGCACATACCTTAAATCAAATCTTGATAGGATGGTTGATAGGATTTATTATTTCTTATGGAGGAATGATTTACCTAATGGATAGATCATTTACCTAAAAAGGTACAATAGAAAGAGCTACCGATACTTGTTTCATTTCAGGACCTCTACCTGGAATAAAGAACTCCGTTAGCGAGAAGAATGTACTAAAATTGATTTTTCCATAACCTGCTCTGGCAATTAAACCCGCACGAACATTGTTTAAATCCGGAAAATAATACGTTTTGTATTTCACGTTGTTTTTATCTACCAGTTTATCATGCGCATCAAACTGGAAACCCACTTTCGCACCAACAGAAAATTTCCAACGATATCCCCAATCATCTTGTTTTGAACGATATCTTAATTCGATAGGAACCTCAACCCAAGAAGTACTGATTTTATTATGATCGTATGTAGTCTCAGGGTCTAACCAGTCAGAGTATAAAAATGATTTGGTAGTATCTCGTCTGATTTGTTTGTTTGAGTAGTAACTCTGTGTACTGAATCCAACACCGACAGCTCCACTAAATCCACTTTGTCCGAAAAGCTTGTCGTAAAAAATCTGAATATTTAATCCGTTATTGTACCATTGAAAATCTGTAAATCCCGGACGACTGGTAAACGTTTCGTAGCCAAAATCAATCAGCATATGATCCTGATGTGTATTACGTTCTACCTTTTTAGTTCCTTCCTGAGCAATTGAAGTATTCGCTAAAAGAATACAGGTAAATAATAAAACGGAAAATTGTTTCATGAATTCAATTTAAGTGGGCAAAAGTATCTAATTCAACTTACCGTGGCAAGAGTAAACTATTTATTGATTTGTACGTCTTTAGAGGGTATATTTGTGTTGAAAATTAACCAATTTTAAAGTTTAATGTTAAAATCGCTGCTCTCTACATTTTTTTTAGGGTTGATTTCATTCTTTTTGAGTGCGCAGAATTTGTATAAATATGCACTAAATGATAGCGTTTCCATTACCAAGGATGGAGTGGTTTTAAAAAATGCATGGGCAGGTGGATTAAACAATCCGCAGTTTAACCATATGGATGTCAACTTTGACTGCGCAAAGGATATTATCATTTTTGATCGTTCGTCTAATGTTGTTCGAGTATACCTAAATGATAGCATAGTAGATAATCCGTCCTATGTATATGCACCTGAATATTCTCGTTTTTTTCCCGATGAAATTGTCCATTTCATGTTATTAAGGGATTATAACAATGATGGCAAGGAAGATATTTTCACATATAATAGTGCAGGATTAAGAGTATTTAAAAATGTAAGTGATACAGTTTTAAAATTTGAAAAGGTTACGGATTATTTACATGCAACTGTGCATGGAAACCCTAATAGTGCGGTATATACTATTTCATTAGATTACCCATGTATTGATGATATTGATTATGATGGTGATTTGGACATTATTTCGTTTAATGTCTATGGTGTTCATGCCAATCTGTATGAAAATGTATCTACGAATTTGGAGGATTTGGATTTTGTGGGGGATAATTCATGTTGGGGTAAGTTTTATGAAAACCAGTTAAATGACTCTTTAGTTTTAGGGGCGAGTTGTAAAGGAGGAAAGTCAGTTGATTCGGTAGGAGGAAACGTATCCAGACATCTTGGAGCATCTTTAACCACGTTAGATTTACATGGAAATAATTTAAAAGACCTTCTGATAGGAGATGTGGGATATAACAATGTAAGTATGCTTAGAAATGGGGGAACCCAAACCGATGCGTATATGATTACGGTAGACTATCATTACCCGACTGGTCCAGATGCGGTGGATATGCCCACATTTCCGGTGGCATTTTATTTAGATGTAGACAATAATGATCGAAAAGACTTGATTGTGTCTCCAAATGAGAGAGATTATGGAATGGATACCGGAAATGTCTGGATGTATAAAAATTTTGGATCCAATAACCTTCCAAATTTTCAGCTGGTTAAGAAGGACTTTTTAGTTAGTGAACAATTGGATGTAGGAACAATGGCATTACCTGTATTAGCAGATATTTCAGGAGATCAAATTCCAGATTTAATTATTGGAAATATTGGATATTTTGAAAGCTATAACTCGGTTACGTTTCAAGTAGAATATGATTCTCGTATTGCTTATTATCGGAATACAGGAACCGCAGAAAACCCGGCTTTTGAATTTGTGACCGATGATTTGGCAGGAATATCGGGGTCAGACTTTGTACGTGTAGCCCCAACATTTGCGGATTTGGATGGAGATGGTGACAACGATATGATTTTCGGAGAAAGTAATGGGTCGCTAAGTTTCTATAGAAATATTGCTCCACCGAATCAAGAAGCAGATTTTGTATTGGTGACGGATACTTTTATGGGCCAGCTTTTTGGAGTTCAACCTACTCCGTATCTATTTGATGTGGATGGAGATAATGCAATGGATTTATTGGTGGGTCAAAAGAATGGGAATATTAGACTGTATTTGAATCAAGGGGATAGTACCAATCCAATTTACACACTTTCAGCTACAGATACTTTAGGGGGAATTTATAATTATTATCCGGGTTATGAGAGCAATGCGGTTCCGTTTATTGGTAAAGTTGATGGTGGACCAGATAATGTCTTGGTAGTGGCTGATGGCATTGGCAACCTGATGTACTATGATGGATTGGATAATAATTTAATGGGAATCTATACGCGTGTTGATAGTATGAAAGTTTCTAATTCAATGATCGGGGTGACTGGAGCAAACCTGAATAGTAATGATAGTCTGGAATTAATTGTTGGGGAAAGAACGGGAGGTTTGATGTATTTAAACATGGATGAAGTTGGATATAACTTCAGTCCTTATCCAAGAGATACTTGTAACCTTATGGTGAGTGTTTCAGATGGTTTAGATGGAAGCAAAACGAGTAGTTTTGATATTTATCCTAATCCAACAAATGGAACTTTTAAAGTAAAAGTATTGGCCCAAAGTTATGGAGCAGGAGATTTAATAATTTTGGATATGGCCGGTAGAACGGTGTTTAGACAAGCCATTCAACTTACTAAAAGTGCTAATGAAATTGAATTACATGCTACAGGGATGTCTTCTGGAGTATACGTGGTTCAAATTCAATTGAACAACCAACTATTAAGGGAGAAATTAGTCATTCGATAGGTAGTTATTGAATGATTCTAATGAAAAATGCCTTTATACATGAATTAAACCGACCAAAATATATGAGTTATAGATTTATACTTTTAATATTAATATCATTCGCATTTTCCGCAAATGCACAACATACGTTTAAATACACCCGAAATGACAGTATTGAGGTAGAGAAGAATGGGGTCGTATTAAAAAATGCATGGGCTGGTGGGTTGAATAATCCTCAGCTGAATCATATGGATGTCAATTATGATTGTATCAAGGACATAGTCATTTTTGATCGATCATCAGAAGTGGTACGTGTTTATTTAAACGATGGTATAGTGGATGATCCATCTTATACATATGCACCGGAATATGCCGACTTTTTTCCAAAGGATTTAAAGCAATTTATTTTATTGAGAGATTATAATAACGATGGGAAAGAAGACATTTTTACGTTTAATGGTGGAGCAGGATTAAGGGTGTATAAAAATGTGAGTGATTCTGTGATGAAGTTTGAGCAAGTTACAGATTATTTACGTGCTGGAGCTAACGGAGCTGTGTATATTACCTATGTAGATTATCCATGTATTGAAGATATTGATAACGATGGAGATTTAGATATTTTGGCGTTTAATCAATTTGGGATCAAGTTGATATTTTATGAGAATATTACACCTGCAAATCAGGATACATTAATTTTTAGAACAGATGGATCTTGTTGGGGTAAGTTTTATGAAAATCAGCTGAATGATTCATTGGTATTGGGTGCGAGTTGTAAAACAGGTGTGTCAGGAAATCCGGGAGGGGGTAATGTCGCACGTCATTTAGGGGCAACGGTGAATGCTTTGGACCTTTATGGCAATGGATTAAAAGATGTTCTATTAGGGGACGTGGGCTACAATAACCTAATCATGGTAAGAAATGGAGGAACCATAAATGATGCGTATATGATTACGGTGGAGTATCATTATCCTGCAGGTCCTGATGCTGTTGAAATACCAACCTTCCCGGGGTCATTTTTTATTGATGTAGATAACAATGATAGAAAAGATTTAATAGCCGTATCTAATGAGAGAGACTACGGAATGGATACCGGAAATGTCTGGATGTATAAAAACTTTGGAGCGAATAATTTACCAAATTTTCAATTAGTTAAAAAGAACTTTTTGGTAGATGAACAGGTGGACGTAGGTACAATGGCATTGCCGGTTCTTGCAGATATTTCAGGGGATCAAATTCCGGACTTAATTATCGGTAATTTGGGATATTTTGAGAGTTATAATTCGAATACATTTCAGGTGGTTCATAATTCCAGAATAGCATATTTTAAAAATACCGGAACTGCAACAAACCCAATCTTTGAATTTGTTACGGATGATTTGGCGGGAATTTCTTCGACCGGGTTTACCAGAATTGCACCTACAATTGCAGATTTAGATGGAGATGGAGACAACGATATGATCTTTGGGGAAAATAATGGTTCTCTGAGTTTTTATCGAAATATCGCACCACCGAATCAAGAGGCTGACTTTGTATTGGTAGAAGATACTTTTATGGGGCAACTGTTTGGAGTGCAACCTACACCATTGTTGTTTGATGTGGATGGAGATAATGCGAAAGATTTACTGGTCGGACAAAAGAATGGTAACATTAGATTATATCTAAACCAGGGAGATAGTGCCAATCCAATTTATACACTCTCTGCTACGGATACTTTGGGGGGAATATTCAATTACTATCCGGGTAAAAAAAGTAATGCAGTACCGTTTATAGGGAAAGTAGATGGTGGTCCGAATAATGTTTTAGTGGTAGCTGATGGTGTAGGAAACTTATTGTATTACGATGGAATCGATAACAATCTAATGGGAACCTATACGCGAATTGACAGTATGAAAGTATCTAATTCAATGGTTGGTGTTACCGGAGCAAATTTGGATGGAAGTGATAGTTTAGAATTGATCGTTGGTGAACGTACGGGAGGTATAATGTATTTAAATATGGATACTACTGGATATGCCTATAGTCCTTACCCAAGAGATACCTGTGCACCTATTGTTGATGATGTAGAAGATTTACAATGGAACAATGCCAGAGACTTAAGTGTTTATCCAAACCCGAATGATGGTACCTTTCGAGTTAAAGTTCATGTTCAGAAAGCAGATGTTGGAGAATTAACCATCGTAGACATGGCAGGTAGAAAGGTGTTAAGACAAAAAATCAATTTAGCTAAAAATGCCAACGAAATCGAAATATCTGACTCTGGTATTCCGAACGGGGCCTATATCATACAAATCCGATTGAATAATCAGTTATTGAGAGAAAAGCTGATTGTTCGATAAATTGTAGATACTTCGATAATTCATATTAGATGAGGGTTTATTCTCGAAGTATGTACGCATAGATAAACCGAATTTAATATGAAATTAAAACACAAATTTACTTTCATAGTGTTACTGCTGTCTACAATTTCAGTGAATGCCCAACACTTATTTAAGTACACCCGTAATGATAGTATTGAGGTTGAAAAAGCCGGAACTGTATTCAAAAATGCATGGGCCGGTGGGATGAATAACCCTCAGCTGAATCATATGGATGTCAACTTTGACTGTGTCAAAGATATTGTGATTTTTGATCGTTCGTCTAATGCAGTTCGCGTGTATTTAAACGATAATATTTCGGATGACCCTTCTTATACTTATGCTCCGGAGTATGCGCGTTTTTTTCCAGATGATTTGAAGAATTTTATGTTGCTCAGAGATTACAACCATGATGGTAAGGAAGATATTTTTACATCACGTATTCTTGGATTCCGCGTATATAGGAATGTAAGTGATACCGCATTGAAATTTGTTGAAATGACAGATTATCTTAAATCGAATACAAATGGAGAACCAACTAGTGCGGTATACGTTCTTCCAGTAGATTATCCTTGTATTGATGATATAGATTCTGATGGTGATTTGGACATATTGAATTTTAATCAGGCAGCGACCGAGCCATATTTTTATGAAAATATAACACCATCCAATAATCTGGATACCATCATATTAGAGTCGGATAAATCTTGTTGGGGTAAATTTCATGAAGACCATATGACGGATTCTTTGGTTTTGAATTCCTATTGTGGAGGACGTGTATCAGGAAATCCCGGAAGTGGTAATGTCGCTAGACATCCTGGAGCAACTTTGACAACACTGGATTTATTTGGAAATGGATTAAAAGATGTTCTATTAGGGGATGTAGGTTATAATAATTTGGTGATGTTAAGAAATGGAGGAGACATTGACGAAGCTTATATGACCACTGTAAATTATCATTATCCTGACCCTTATCCGGTAGATATGCCCACATTTCCGGCCTCATTCTTTTTAGATGTAGATAATAATTCAAGGAATGATTTGGTTGTGGCGCCAAATGAACGGGATAATGGAATGGATACAGGAAACGTATGGTATTACAAGAATTTTGGAGCGAATAATCATCCCAACTTTCAATTACAAAAAAAGAATTTTTTGGTTGGTGAACAAGTGGATGTAGGTACTATGGCTTTACCCGTATTGGCGGATATATCAGGAGATCAAATTCCAGACTTGATTATTGGAAATATAGGGTATTTTGAAAATTATGATCCTTATAATTTTATAACAACGTATAACTCTAGAATAACATATTATAGAAATAATGGTACAGCTACTAATCCTTCATTCGAATTTGTGACAGATGATTTGGCAGGGATTTCCTCTACGGGATTTACCAGAATTGCTCCGGCTATTGCCGATTTGGATGGAGATGGTGATAATGATATGATTTTCGCTGAGAATAATGGGGCCTTAAGCTTTTATCGAAATATTGCACCTCCCAATCAAGAAGCAGATTTTGTACTTGTGGAAGATACGTTTATGGGACAGTTATTTGGGATACAGCCTACTCCTTTTTTGTTTGATGTAGATGGAGATAATGCTAAAGATTTATTGGTAGGTCAGCATAACGGAAATATTCGATTGTATTTAAATCAGGGAGACAGCACAAATCCTATCTATACCCTTTCTGCAACCGATACTTTAGGTGGGATATTTAATTATTATCCTGGTTACAAAAGT
This genomic interval from bacterium SCSIO 12643 contains the following:
- the rpoN gene encoding RNA polymerase factor sigma-54, producing MLSQKLQLKLQQKLSPQQIQLMKLLQVPTAAIEQRIKEELEENPALDEGREGEEKIEQEDEYSDVYDEVNEAEQEFDFSDYVDDDETPSYKLNVSNHSKDDEEKSTPLTVGASFTDLLLTQMNLRSLTEKERVIGENLIGNLDESGYLRRDIEAIVDDLAFTQNVMVEVEDIEAMLDVIQDLDPAGVGARSLQECLLLQLKRKPQDDDAIINAVRILENGFDQFTKKHYSKLIQKLDLTDEELKEAIDEITKLNPKPGSTGNLGGAGATVVVADFQISVDNGQVNVLLNGRNAPELRVSKQYANMIDDYQRKKGKVTKAEKDAMVFVKQKLDSAKWFIDAIVQRQNTLLNTMNAIVEYQKPYFLSGDETDLKPMILKNIADMVEMDISTISRVANSKYAQTPYGTFPLKYYFSESLTTQDGEEVSTREVKNILSQVIEAEDKKKPLTDQKLMDILREKGYNIARRTVAKYREQLNIPVARLRKEL
- a CDS encoding outer membrane beta-barrel protein encodes the protein MKQFSVLLFTCILLANTSIAQEGTKKVERNTHQDHMLIDFGYETFTSRPGFTDFQWYNNGLNIQIFYDKLFGQSGFSGAVGVGFSTQSYYSNKQIRRDTTKSFLYSDWLDPETTYDHNKISTSWVEVPIELRYRSKQDDWGYRWKFSVGAKVGFQFDAHDKLVDKNNVKYKTYYFPDLNNVRAGLIARAGYGKINFSTFFSLTEFFIPGRGPEMKQVSVALSIVPF
- a CDS encoding T9SS type A sorting domain-containing protein; this encodes MLKSLLSTFFLGLISFFLSAQNLYKYALNDSVSITKDGVVLKNAWAGGLNNPQFNHMDVNFDCAKDIIIFDRSSNVVRVYLNDSIVDNPSYVYAPEYSRFFPDEIVHFMLLRDYNNDGKEDIFTYNSAGLRVFKNVSDTVLKFEKVTDYLHATVHGNPNSAVYTISLDYPCIDDIDYDGDLDIISFNVYGVHANLYENVSTNLEDLDFVGDNSCWGKFYENQLNDSLVLGASCKGGKSVDSVGGNVSRHLGASLTTLDLHGNNLKDLLIGDVGYNNVSMLRNGGTQTDAYMITVDYHYPTGPDAVDMPTFPVAFYLDVDNNDRKDLIVSPNERDYGMDTGNVWMYKNFGSNNLPNFQLVKKDFLVSEQLDVGTMALPVLADISGDQIPDLIIGNIGYFESYNSVTFQVEYDSRIAYYRNTGTAENPAFEFVTDDLAGISGSDFVRVAPTFADLDGDGDNDMIFGESNGSLSFYRNIAPPNQEADFVLVTDTFMGQLFGVQPTPYLFDVDGDNAMDLLVGQKNGNIRLYLNQGDSTNPIYTLSATDTLGGIYNYYPGYESNAVPFIGKVDGGPDNVLVVADGIGNLMYYDGLDNNLMGIYTRVDSMKVSNSMIGVTGANLNSNDSLELIVGERTGGLMYLNMDEVGYNFSPYPRDTCNLMVSVSDGLDGSKTSSFDIYPNPTNGTFKVKVLAQSYGAGDLIILDMAGRTVFRQAIQLTKSANEIELHATGMSSGVYVVQIQLNNQLLREKLVIR
- a CDS encoding T9SS type A sorting domain-containing protein; translated protein: MSYRFILLILISFAFSANAQHTFKYTRNDSIEVEKNGVVLKNAWAGGLNNPQLNHMDVNYDCIKDIVIFDRSSEVVRVYLNDGIVDDPSYTYAPEYADFFPKDLKQFILLRDYNNDGKEDIFTFNGGAGLRVYKNVSDSVMKFEQVTDYLRAGANGAVYITYVDYPCIEDIDNDGDLDILAFNQFGIKLIFYENITPANQDTLIFRTDGSCWGKFYENQLNDSLVLGASCKTGVSGNPGGGNVARHLGATVNALDLYGNGLKDVLLGDVGYNNLIMVRNGGTINDAYMITVEYHYPAGPDAVEIPTFPGSFFIDVDNNDRKDLIAVSNERDYGMDTGNVWMYKNFGANNLPNFQLVKKNFLVDEQVDVGTMALPVLADISGDQIPDLIIGNLGYFESYNSNTFQVVHNSRIAYFKNTGTATNPIFEFVTDDLAGISSTGFTRIAPTIADLDGDGDNDMIFGENNGSLSFYRNIAPPNQEADFVLVEDTFMGQLFGVQPTPLLFDVDGDNAKDLLVGQKNGNIRLYLNQGDSANPIYTLSATDTLGGIFNYYPGKKSNAVPFIGKVDGGPNNVLVVADGVGNLLYYDGIDNNLMGTYTRIDSMKVSNSMVGVTGANLDGSDSLELIVGERTGGIMYLNMDTTGYAYSPYPRDTCAPIVDDVEDLQWNNARDLSVYPNPNDGTFRVKVHVQKADVGELTIVDMAGRKVLRQKINLAKNANEIEISDSGIPNGAYIIQIRLNNQLLREKLIVR
- a CDS encoding T9SS type A sorting domain-containing protein; this translates as MKLKHKFTFIVLLLSTISVNAQHLFKYTRNDSIEVEKAGTVFKNAWAGGMNNPQLNHMDVNFDCVKDIVIFDRSSNAVRVYLNDNISDDPSYTYAPEYARFFPDDLKNFMLLRDYNHDGKEDIFTSRILGFRVYRNVSDTALKFVEMTDYLKSNTNGEPTSAVYVLPVDYPCIDDIDSDGDLDILNFNQAATEPYFYENITPSNNLDTIILESDKSCWGKFHEDHMTDSLVLNSYCGGRVSGNPGSGNVARHPGATLTTLDLFGNGLKDVLLGDVGYNNLVMLRNGGDIDEAYMTTVNYHYPDPYPVDMPTFPASFFLDVDNNSRNDLVVAPNERDNGMDTGNVWYYKNFGANNHPNFQLQKKNFLVGEQVDVGTMALPVLADISGDQIPDLIIGNIGYFENYDPYNFITTYNSRITYYRNNGTATNPSFEFVTDDLAGISSTGFTRIAPAIADLDGDGDNDMIFAENNGALSFYRNIAPPNQEADFVLVEDTFMGQLFGIQPTPFLFDVDGDNAKDLLVGQHNGNIRLYLNQGDSTNPIYTLSATDTLGGIFNYYPGYKSNAVPFIGKIDGGTNNILVIADGDGNLMYYDGLDNNFMGNFTLIDSMKVSNSMIGVTGANLDGSDSLELIVGERTGGLMYLNMDAVGYAYSPYPRDTCPPIIDDIEDLHKNNGNDLSIYPNPNDGTFKVKIQVQKSGAGTLTIVDMAGRRVVRQVINLSKGLNEIDISGTGVQNGVYIVQIQVGGQLLREKLIVR